Genomic DNA from Lutibacter sp. A80:
ATTAATGGCTTCCTATTTAAAAACGTTGTATCCAAATATTGCAACGTATATTCCAGATAGGTATGCAGAAGGTTATGGTGTTTCTTACCAAGGAATTGATTTTGCTGAAGACAATGGTTTTTCATTAATAATTGCTTTAGATTGTGGTATAAAAGCAATAGATAAAGTTGCTTATGCTAAAGAAAAAGGAATCGATTTTATTATTTGTGATCACCATAGACCAGGAAACGAAATTCCAGATGCAATTGCTGTTTTAGACCCAAAACGTTCGGATTGTGAATATCCGTATAAAGAATTATGTGGTTGTGGTGTTGGGTTTAAATTAATTCAGGCAATAGGAAGTAAAAGAGGTGAAACCATAGATGATTTAATTCAATATTTAGATTTAGTTGCTACTGCAATTGCTGCAGATATTGTTCCAATAACGGGCGAAAACAGGGTGTTGGCTTATTTTGGATTGCAAGTTATAAACACAAATCCAAGAACCGGAATTAAAGCAATGATTCATCAAATAGATAAAAAAGAACTCACAATTACAGATGTTGTTTTTATTATTGCACCCAGAATTAATGCTGCTGGAAGAATTAAGCATGGAAATTATGCTGTAGAATTATTAACAGAAATAGATTTTGACACTGCTGTTAAATTTGCTTCAGAAATTGAAAAAAATAATACAGAAAGAAAAGATTTAGATAAAGCAATTACTATTGAAGCATTGCAACAAATTGAAGAAAACAATGAAACTGAAAACTTTTCAACGGTTGTATATGCAGAACATTGGCACAAAGGGGTTATTGGAATTGTTGCTTCTAGACTGATAGAAACGTATTATAGACCAACGTTGGTTTTTACAAAAAGCGGCGATAAATTAGCAGCGTCCGCACGTTCGGTTAAAGGGTTTGATGTGTACGAAGCTTTGGAACAATGTGCAGAGTTTATAGAGCAATTTGGTGGACATAAGTATGCGGCAGGTTTAACTTTAACAATTGAAAATTACCCCAAATTTAAGGCAAAGTTTGAAGAAGTTGTAAAAAACACCTTGCCAGAAGAACTGCGAACTCCTGAAATTTTAATTGATACAGAAATATCACTTTCAGAAATAACCCCAAAATTCTTTAGAATTATTAATCAATTAGCACCTTTTGGACCGCAAAATTTAAAACCAGTTTTTATGGCTGGTGGTTTGCGAGATAATGGTTATGGTAAAAAAGTAGGCGCAGATCAATCGCATTTAAAATTATGTATTTTAGATGGTGTTCATCAACAAACATTTAATGCTATTGGATTTAGTATGGGAGATAAGTACGAATTAACCACCAATGGAAATCCGTTTAAAGCTGTATTTAATGTAGACGAAAATCATTGGAACGGAAATACATCGTTACAATTAATGTTAAAAGATCTTCAAGAGGAATAAATTTAGGGTTTTATGTAGAAAACCCGTCAGCCTGAACTTAATTTAGGTTCTCATCATTATTGTTTACTACTGTGATGAGATTCTGAAATAAATTTAGAATGATGAATTTTAAATACGTCTGTCATTCCTGCGTAGGCAGGAATCCATTTTTACACTGTATGAGTTTCTGTTTTCACAGGAATGACAAGATTCATAAAAAGCTTATATAAAAAATAACAACAATTAGATTCTGAAATACATTCAGAATGACGATTCTAATTTTTTTATACAGCCTATTATGTTATATTTAATTCACTATAAATTACAATGTTTCTTCTAGCCATTTATAAAATTCGGTATGCCAAATAAAACTGTTTTGCCCATTTAAAACCCAATGATTTTCTTCTGGAAAGTACAGTAACTTACTTTTTATACCTCTTAATTGAGCCGCTTGAAACGCTTCTAAACCTTGACCTACTGGAACTCTATAGTCTTTAGCTCCTTGAATGATTAAAATAGGAGTATCCCATTTATCTACATAATTAGCAGGATTAAATTCATTAAAAGTTTTTTGAGCAGCAGCATTATTTTTATCCCAATAAGGTCCACCTAAATCCCAGTTTACAAAAAACAATTCTTCGGTTGTTCCGTACATACTTCGTAAATTAAACATACCGTCATGAGCTATAAAACTTTTAAACCTTCCTTGGTGATGTCCAGCTAAATAAAATGCTGAAAAACCTCCATAACTAGCTCCAATACAACCTAATCTATCGGTATCTACATAACTTTCTTTAGAAATATCGTCAATTGCAGCTAAATAATCTTTCATATTTTGTCCGCCATAATCTTTACTAATTTGCTCGTTCCATTCTACTCCAAAACCTGGCATTCCTCTTCTACTTGGTGCAACAATTATATAACCATTTGCAGCCATTAATTGATAATTCCATCTAAAAGAATATGATTGACTAAGCGGACCTTGTGGACCACCTTTACAATATAAAATTGTTGGATATTTTTTTGAAGGATCGAAATTTGGAGGATAAATTACCCAGGTTAACATGTCTTTCCCATCAGAAGTTTTTACCATTCTTTTTTCTACCTTACTTAAAGCTATTGCATTGTAAGTTGCATCATTTGCGTGGGTAAGCTTTGTTAAGTTTCCATTTTTTAAATTGTAGGTATACAACTCATTTGCATGGTTCATATCTCTACGATTAACCACTAATAAGTTTTTAGATTGGCCTACAATACTACTTACATCAAACTGTCCGTTTGTAAGTTGTTTTGGTTGCGATATTTTTTTTGAAGAAGTAGGAATTTTAATTTCAAAAAGTTGAACGGTTCCAAAATTAGGAGCTATAAAGTAAATTTTATCACCTCTTTCATCCCAAACAAAACTATGAATGGTTTCATCCCAATCTTCTGTAAGATTTACTTTTTCTCCATCAATTAAAACAATAATATCATTTTTATCAGCTTCGTAACCATCTCTTTTCATTTGTAACCAAGCTAATTGATTTTTAGATGAAAAAGCAGGGTTTGTATCGTATCCTTTATTTTCTTCGGTTAAATTACTAGTTGTTTTTGAAGCTAAATTATAACTATAAATATTTGTATTTGTACTGGTAGCATACGCTGTACCACTCAATTTTTTTGTTACATAAAGTATGTTTTGGCTGTCTAGACTCCACAAATAATCTTCTGAGCCACCAAAAGGTTTTTGTGGACAATCAAAAGGTTCGTTAGGCATAATATCAATAGCATCATCACCGTTTGCTGTAGTTTTGTAAAAAACGTGACTATAAGCGCCATCTTCCCAAGTATCCCAATGGCGATAATTTAATTCGTCGTAAATCTGTACATTTGAGTTTTTAATTTCAGGATAAAAATCTTTACCAGTTATATTTTTAAGTTTTACATCTTCAGTAAAAATTTCATAAACTCCATTAGGTGAAATATTTTTGTTTGGTATTAAATCTTTGTAGGATGCAATTTCAACAGGAGTGCCTCCTTCAATAGGAATTTGATATACAGTAGTTACTTTTTT
This window encodes:
- the recJ gene encoding single-stranded-DNA-specific exonuclease RecJ, yielding MRWKIKPETDSLITSNLSKELGVDYTIAKLLVQRGIHTFNEAKAFFRPTLNNLHNPFLMKDMDKAVERIELAFANNENILVYGDYDVDGTTSVSLMASYLKTLYPNIATYIPDRYAEGYGVSYQGIDFAEDNGFSLIIALDCGIKAIDKVAYAKEKGIDFIICDHHRPGNEIPDAIAVLDPKRSDCEYPYKELCGCGVGFKLIQAIGSKRGETIDDLIQYLDLVATAIAADIVPITGENRVLAYFGLQVINTNPRTGIKAMIHQIDKKELTITDVVFIIAPRINAAGRIKHGNYAVELLTEIDFDTAVKFASEIEKNNTERKDLDKAITIEALQQIEENNETENFSTVVYAEHWHKGVIGIVASRLIETYYRPTLVFTKSGDKLAASARSVKGFDVYEALEQCAEFIEQFGGHKYAAGLTLTIENYPKFKAKFEEVVKNTLPEELRTPEILIDTEISLSEITPKFFRIINQLAPFGPQNLKPVFMAGGLRDNGYGKKVGADQSHLKLCILDGVHQQTFNAIGFSMGDKYELTTNGNPFKAVFNVDENHWNGNTSLQLMLKDLQEE
- a CDS encoding S9 family peptidase; translation: MTQKIIMSILLSITFASASAQKVMTPKMLLELNKVSAKGISKDGKSVIYSTSKYNVAEDKKVTTVYQIPIEGGTPVEIASYKDLIPNKNISPNGVYEIFTEDVKLKNITGKDFYPEIKNSNVQIYDELNYRHWDTWEDGAYSHVFYKTTANGDDAIDIMPNEPFDCPQKPFGGSEDYLWSLDSQNILYVTKKLSGTAYATSTNTNIYSYNLASKTTSNLTEENKGYDTNPAFSSKNQLAWLQMKRDGYEADKNDIIVLIDGEKVNLTEDWDETIHSFVWDERGDKIYFIAPNFGTVQLFEIKIPTSSKKISQPKQLTNGQFDVSSIVGQSKNLLVVNRRDMNHANELYTYNLKNGNLTKLTHANDATYNAIALSKVEKRMVKTSDGKDMLTWVIYPPNFDPSKKYPTILYCKGGPQGPLSQSYSFRWNYQLMAANGYIIVAPSRRGMPGFGVEWNEQISKDYGGQNMKDYLAAIDDISKESYVDTDRLGCIGASYGGFSAFYLAGHHQGRFKSFIAHDGMFNLRSMYGTTEELFFVNWDLGGPYWDKNNAAAQKTFNEFNPANYVDKWDTPILIIQGAKDYRVPVGQGLEAFQAAQLRGIKSKLLYFPEENHWVLNGQNSFIWHTEFYKWLEETL